A segment of the Mercurialis annua linkage group LG4, ddMerAnnu1.2, whole genome shotgun sequence genome:
TTTCAAAATGATAGGTCatttgaacaaaaataaaaattaagaaaaatatagttaaatttattaaaattaattttttttatttattctttcaATTTATATAGAAATAGCATATTAATGACTAATTTGTTTATTGGCGAATCTTGTATTGAAATAGgaagttattaatttatttgaggataattagatatatttattaaaagtatatgagattttgaatttttaaattgtttaccAAATCTCGAAAGcggtttataatttaagacgCCAATAATAGAAAGGTGGCATGTCATTTTTGGAAAAGAAGTAGTTTATAAATATTCACATCCTCTCGCATTCTATATCTTTTATCttatacattaaaaaatatctTAATTACATAAACATCACCCACGGTaaaaaattttgttatttatacCCTGATATAGAGAAAACAAATTGTActcttatttgaatttttagatTTCGATTCTACcccaaattattaaattgacctctttttattcgaaaaaaagtttaacataatccttcatttttagcctATATTATAATTAGACGTTAATGTTATTATTAGTACATAAAGGACTTCTTCCTCACAAAATTTgacaaataatattaattttttatttaatttatattaattattaataaatttttaaaattaaaaaatattaaaaaaacactatttatacaaaatataatcgatttacgtttttttaattttttttattttcgaaCCCACTGGATTTGCTTCTCCTTCTATCGAAGCAGGACGATCTGGTCCTCCTTCCATGGGAGGAAAGGCTTGTTCTCCTTCCATAAAGGAAGACGACATGTTTCTCCTTTCATGGAAGGATGAGCAGCTTCTCTTTTAAtatccttccatggaaggaggatgACGGCGGCAAGTCCGAGAAAAATGAACGACTGGTTTGTAAATCATAGGAATATAGTAGTGGGTCAAAagagttttttaatttattttatatttttattaaaattaaaaaaaatcaattattaaaacttatttgaatgtttttaaagttgaaggacttgtttgtatttttctaaatagaaaaaaatatgatataagATTTTCATTTagttgtttttgatttttttttataattggggggaggggaagcgcttgtgggagaaatcgATCACACGACTTATCAGATTGTTGTCCAACGACCATTAGagtaattaaattgtcaattctTTTAATTTGCAGTAGAGTCGAAACCTAAAAATCTAAATAAAGGTACAATTGGTTATTTTTCCTAAATtaggatataaatgaaaaaaatcaacgCGAGtgatttttaagtgattaaactTTAAGAAAGATCTATATGAATACCAAAGTCTTCATTATGAGTGTGAGATTTTACTTGGACAGTGAAAATAACCttgtatttaaaattgaataaataaatttgagagaagaaatttagttatttgttttaaatatttggaatatattCTTAATTATTCCATAAAAAATACACATGAAGATAAATTTTAGAAGtgacattaaaaaatattagagcTCGTCATGGTTCCCCCTAAAGtaccaaaccctaaccctaactaCCCACCAGGACGACTACAGGCCTTCAACTCTGGCAACACCTACGTCGGACAGGCTTTTATAACAGCTGAGGTGTCTCTTTCAACAACTTTATCTATGGTCCTCGAAGATTTTTATGGAGATAGGAAATTCGATTGGAGAAGTGATTTCGGTCGATATCGACAATTGTCTGGACACGAGTCTGTTGCTTATATCCAGCTCCTGTCGATTTTTATATCACTCGGTTGATCTTAGTTTTGGAGATATAACTCAGGTTATTCATGTGGTCGAGTCTGGAAAAGAAGTGTTGTTTGAGGAACCTGTTCCTCTACTGGATTCAACACAGATTTCTTCATCGAAGAAATTTGCATGTTTTCATTTATCCCATAGTTCTACTGTTCGTTCTTTGGTTTCTATGGAAACATTTGTTCCAAACTCGGTGGAGGGTTTGGTTGAGCAACACAACAACGGAAGGGCAAGAAATCTAAGTGTAGAAGAAGAGCTTAAGACTACTTACCCATCCCTTGTTGATGGTGTTGTTAtgttaaaattgacaaatgatGGGAAATGTCTGATTCAAGAACCAGTGGTGAGAAGTACAGACTCTGATCCTATCGCTTCAAATTTGGTGTTGCAGAAAATCGCTGACGAGACATACTCTGATTCAGCTGATAAGGGGGCTATGAAATCTCCTCAACAAACTAGTGTAACATCTAAGTCTCGGGAAGGCTGTGCACTTGATACGTCTTGTCCGGCTCCCATAGCTGCTGTCACAGGATTTTCAGGTGAGCAAAAATCACATCTTCAGGCTGACGAACATGAAGTATCTGCTGTTTCAGAAAGTTCAAGCGGTTTAAATTCTAATTCTCAGGCTGGGTTAGAAGAGATAATTATAATTCCCATCCGTATCAAATAAAGTGGAAGCAGATCATATTCTATCATCTGAGGCAGACCAGTGTTTACGGATATCTCCAGAAGGTAACGACAGCTTATCGCAAAAACAAAGGGTGGTTCATCTTGATGGAAAAATGGTGGTGGACAGTAACCATCAGATTATCAACAGTTCTGGTCGTCGACCTTTAAAAACATTGACAGATTGGGCGAAGTTATTGCATGTTCTAATGATCAACAAGAATCACAGAAAGAACTTTCATATGATGGAATTGCAAACATGAATCGGATAAATGTTACGGATAGAGATGCTAATCTTTATGCTACTCCAGAAGATGAAGCGAGCAAGAATTGGAAAATTGAGCATGACCTAAGCATTTTTAAAAGAGAAACAAGGTCAACAGCTTTAAAAACGTTAACTCAAAATATGGTATCTAGTAAGAAGAGACAGTTTTGAGTTTTCTTTTGCTTCaaggtttttatttgtttctatGTCTATGCCTTTTTTTATTTCATGGAATTGTAGAGGTGGTTTGTTAAATTCTAGAAAGCAAAAGTTCATACATGATTTGTCCTCTTCATAAGCTAGCTTTTATTGGCCTGGTGGAATCCAAAAGAGAGTTAATTGATGATTTTCTTGTTAGACGGTTGTGGCCTAACTtagatttttcttttgaatGGATTCCTTCTGTGGGAGCTTCGAGCAGATTACTTTTGATTTAGAATCCTATTATTTTGAGCAATGTCATTATTTACAAAGGCGTTAGGTTGATTGCCATTGATTTTGTTGTTCAGAATATTAGTTGTCGGCATATTCTTGTTTATGCGAGTAATCTTGCTGCATAGAGATTGTTACTTTGACAGGAATTGAGCAGTTTATTGGTTTTCATGGGAACAATTATTATTACTGGTGATTTTAATACTACACTTGCTCTAGAGGAAAGGATGAATGGGTCAGGTTTTTCTCCCTCTATGTTGGCTTTTTGTGATTTTGTTAACTCTAATGATTTGTCAGGCCTTCCTCTTCAGGGTAGATCCTTTACCTGGCAGAATTCTCATTCCATGTCTCGTATTGACAGATGTCTAATTTCAGCAACGGCAGGAACGTTACGGCCTTTTATGTCTCTGACTGCTTTGCCAGGGAATCTATTAGATCACACCGCTATTTGTTTCTGTTCTTGCAATGTCATTGCTAGGGCCCGAAACCTTTTCGCTCGGTTGATTCATGGTGGGATCATGACGACTTTGCAAAGTTTGTGGAAGATAGTTGGAATTCAATTTGTTCTAATTCATCAAGTCTTGAACGTAGATTAAAAGATTTGCGGCAGCTCATCAAAAATTGGAACTTGAATATTTTTGGCAATCAAAACAAAAGAATTAAGGATATTTCTGCTGAGATTTTTGTTAAGGGGATGATGGGCCAATTACCGGGGAGGAATAGACGGTAATTTACAACCTCAAAGCTGAGTTGTGGAAAGTGGAGAAGAGAGCGGAAGCAATTTGGATACAGAAATCGCGTATTAAATGGAATACGGAGGGGGACGGGAATACTGAATTTTTTCATAGTATTGCTTCCAAATACTATAGAAATGATTATATTTCTTCTCTCCAAGTAGAGGATACAGTTGTTCTAGAGCTAGATGATGTCAGATTCCATATTAGAGATTACAAATCTCTGTATTGTGAGCAGGATGTGGTGCATTATGATCTTTTTGGACTCAACTTTGACTGTATTACTGATGCCCAAGCCGAATCCTTATTGATTCCTTTCTTTGAAACTGAGATTTATGGAGCTATTATTTCATGTGGAGAGAGAAAGGCCCCAGGACAGGACGGATTCAATTTTTACTTCTATAGGCGTGCTTGGACATTTATGAAAGGGGTCTTCATTGCGTTTTTTGATGATTTCCACAAGAAGAACTCACTTCCTAATGGCATATAGTGCCAAAGATGGCAGGATCTACTAACATCAAGGACTACATGCCAATTAGTTCGGTACATGGTTTCATTAAGCTTCTCTCTAAGACGCTTTCTTTGAGATTAACGCCTCTTCTTTCTAGGGTGGTTTCTGATTGCCAACATGCTTTTTTGAGAGGAAGGAGCATTCTTGACAGTTCTATGATTGCAAATGGACTCGTCCATTTGGCatctagaaaaaaaaaaagctactccctccgtcccgtttaagaagtcccatattctattttgggatgtcccatttaaaaagtcccattactatttttagaatacttttccattgaataccccattttatccttattttagttatcttaaaagagttttatggaaaattccactatcattaataggggcaaaacatgaaaaaacatgaaaagacaagaataattaatgttttcttaatctgtgtgtaaagtcaaatgagacttctaaagtgggacggagggagtacttgtTTTGAAGCTGGATTTTCATAAAGCCTTTGACAGCATTAATTGGGACTATCTGCTATCTGTTATGCGATGTAAAAAATTTCCAATAAAATGGATGGAGTGGATATCAGTATGCCTGTCTACAGCTAAAACTTCGGTTTTAGTTAATGGTAGTCCTATTGACCCATTAAATTTGACCCATGTTTTATTGGAGTGGAGGGTTTGAAGcgtattcttaataaatcttgTCAGATGAGCCTTACTAGAGGTTTTTGTTTTGCGGAAGATCATGCCTCTATATCCTTGCTTCAGTTTGCTGATGATACTTTACTCTACTTACCTTTCGACATTGATCAACTGCGAAATTTAACCCGGATCATGCAGTGTTTTGAGCTGATATATGGATTGattattaatttccaaaaaagTTTTCTAATGGGAATTAATATCAATGAAGCTGATTTAGTTCAAGCTGATGGGTTAATATGGTGCAAGGTTGATTCTCTGCCGATTAAGTATTTAGGTGTCTCGTTGGCTAATCGGAAGCTTTCTTCTAGGGTTTGGGACCATGTAGTTGAGTGTGTTAAATCACGATTAGCTCTTTGTAAAGGCTCTTTATTATCTCCTGCAGGAAGAATGGTTCTTATCAAATATGTTTTATTCAGTATTCTGGTCTATTACATGTCCCTTCTTAGTATGCCAACTAACATCTCTTTACAGTTAGAGATGTATATGAAGCGTTTTTTTTATGGAAGGGAGATGTTTTCTACTCGTGTGCTTTGTAAAGTTTCTTGAAAGAACATTTGTAAAGATTTCCATAGAGGCGGTTTGGGTATTTATGCTCTTCGTGTGAGGAATCAAAGCCTTTTATTTAAATGGGTATGGAAGATGCACATTAATGGTATTAATTCTCTTTGGTATAATGTCGTATCAAATTGTTCGTCTTTTGCTAATTGGGAGGATCTTATAAATGGCGACACCAAGAAACTTTCTTTTATTTGGAAAGGGATTCGAAAAATTTGTTGTTTGGATAAGAGAGCTTGGAGTATCTTTATTGCAAATGTCAAGTATAATGTGGGAGATGGTTGTATGATTTCTCTTTGGAATGACAATTGGATGGGGAATGGTCCAGCTTTATCTCTTTTCCCTCGTCTTTATAATCTCTCAAATATGAAACGAGCGAATATCAATGAAGTTTGGATTGGAGGTTGGCATTGGAGGCGTCGGTTAAGGGTAATGAAATGGCTTTACTGAGAGATTTTCAACAGATTTTTTCAAGAATCATTAAGAGGCAAGATCAACGGGATAAAGTCTCATGGAATTCATGTAATGGCCAATTCATTGCGGCTTCATTCTGCAGATTTTGGACCGATTATATAGGAACTATTGCTGAAGTTGATATCCACGTTGGAAATGTTTCTGCCCATGGGACTGTTGTTGCCCGTGGATCTGTTTCTGTTGATCTGGGCGTTGAAATTTATATCCACGTTGTACCATCTCAGAAGCTGTATAATAGTCCATATAACGGACAAATGAGGGGTAACGAAGATGGTCTCCACGTCAGTTCAGCAGTTGTGCAAAATCAGCAGTTTAACACTGCTCTTCAACGTTATCCAGGAGCAGCTCTAGATCATGTCCCAACTCGGAGAGAAAATAACAGCATGGTTAGGGAGGGAAGGGAAGAAAGATGTGGGTACGGTAATAACAGGCTGTCGTTCAGTCAGATTTGGATTTTGAAAGCACCTTTAAGAGTCAAGTTCTTCATTTGAGTTGCTTTTCATAATAGAGTGCCAACTCTAAATTTTTTTAGCTACACGATCTATTATTGATATAAGTAATGATAAGTGTTCTCTATGTGGTGTCCTTGAAACTCATGAACATTTAATCATTGTCTCTTCACAAGAGAAGTTTGGTGTACTATTTTCGCAAACTGGACGTCATTTGGGTCTTACCGAATTCGTTTGTTGATTTTTACGTGCTTTGGCAGGAAATTATTCCGAGGGGTCCTTATTCAGAATTATGGCGTATTCTTTGGTACATCATGGTATGGGAAATTTGTAAGTGTAGAAACAATAGAGTTTTTCCAAGGTAGGGAGATTTCAAAAGAGGATGTGATCTTAAGTTGTTTCTTGAAGGCGGTCCTTATTTATAAAAGTTGTTATagattattttcttattctgatttagattttttcagaaattcttactgtatttttttttccgggtttgtaattttttttccaactcTCTTTGCCGTAGCCTCTAGTGTGCCACTTAGTCACTTAATGTGCGAAAGCTTAGAGTAGAAGGTTTTTGCTACTTCTTATGGTTTTAATATAATtcgattcatcaaaaaaaataaaaaaaaattacagaaaattaTGAGCTCGCTTGAGatgtaaaaattattattaatttaaaatcatttttctcgtctgaaataataatttcaagCATTATAGAAACACTAAAGAATCATTGTCCAACACAGTCACACTGAAATTTACATTAATTCCAGCAAGCTATCCATTTTTAACTACAATAAAAAGACATAAATACCCCTCTGCTTTTGGAAAACCAACAAAGTCCATTCTGTAGCATATTGCTGTTGACATTATCAGAAACAGCACACAACTAACCCGGAAGAATAAACCCTAACTGTGCTTCCTAATTTGCCATTTACTGTAATTTATGCTAATTCAGTTTATAttaaaaagattatattaaaaGGGAAGACAGAAAAACTTGAACCtaacttttttttaagtaaataatGTACACATATCTTATGGAATATTCTAATTTTAAGTATTGGAGATTAAAGAAACAAAATTGCTTTAGCATATTTGagaaaaatactaaaaactaaaaaaatgtgCATTATTTGCATGTGTTGATTACCGACAcactgaaaaagaaaaaataggagccaaaaatgcaaaaacaaGAACAACTTGCTAAATTGTAGTTGCCGGCAGGAATATGACTTTTAGATATCAATGAACCAacaatttttgacaattttttaattatgttaattgaATCTATTCAAAATATTGTTAAGTTGGAACTCAAATCACCTCtaatatttaaagtttaaaattaaatttaatttgatcgCGTTTTATTTCAGAAGTTCGAGTTTAAACTTGATGGTATAATTAAGATTTGAAGTCGACTCAATTTGActcaattatttatatatataaaaacattaaattttagatattgatgtaaagaataaaaatattattatatatatg
Coding sequences within it:
- the LOC126678399 gene encoding uncharacterized protein LOC126678399 translates to MAGSTNIKDYMPISSVHGFIKLLSKTLSLRLTPLLSRVVSDCQHAFLRGRSILDSSMIANGLVHLMSLTRGFCFAEDHASISLLQFADDTLLYLPFDIDQLRNLTRIMQCFELIYGLIINFQKSFLMGININEADLVQADGLIWCKVDSLPIKYLGVSLANRKLSSRVWDHVVECVKSRLALCKGSLLSPAGRMVLIKYVLFSILVYYMSLLSMPTNISLQLEMYMKRFFYGREMFSTRVLCKVS